In one Pseudodesulfovibrio tunisiensis genomic region, the following are encoded:
- a CDS encoding DUF1786 domain-containing protein: MGTTLCLDIGSGTQDVLLYSPEMELENCPKFVLPSPAIQVGRRIAALTAQGRNIWLHGRNMGGGVTRFVRAHLKAGLKAAAERNAAFTFADDLTRVTDMGIELTDKCPDGFEPVALTDFDGAWWKRFMKTAELDWPDNIVACAQDHGFHPGKSNRMGRFKVWNELLNDQEGRPEALIHDTAPEMMTRLKDVQESIGGGMVADTGAAAVLGALFVPEIEEESFRRGITLVNVGNSHTIAFLLYNGRIFGVYEQHTGIVDGPKLWSDLTEFRRGALSFAQVFEDRGHGCLTRELPAEAQGFAPTYVLGPRRGLLQDRDVSFPAPGGDMMLAGCFGLIKGMRLGK; this comes from the coding sequence GTGGGCACCACCCTTTGCCTCGACATAGGAAGCGGCACGCAGGACGTGCTGCTCTACTCCCCGGAAATGGAACTGGAAAACTGCCCGAAATTCGTGCTGCCCTCCCCGGCCATTCAGGTGGGAAGACGCATTGCCGCTCTCACGGCCCAGGGCAGAAACATATGGCTGCACGGCCGCAACATGGGCGGCGGCGTGACCCGTTTCGTTCGCGCGCACCTCAAGGCCGGACTCAAGGCCGCAGCCGAACGCAATGCCGCCTTCACCTTTGCCGACGACCTGACCCGAGTCACGGACATGGGCATTGAACTGACCGACAAGTGTCCGGACGGTTTCGAGCCTGTGGCGCTGACCGACTTTGACGGGGCGTGGTGGAAAAGATTCATGAAAACCGCGGAATTGGACTGGCCAGACAACATCGTGGCCTGTGCGCAGGACCATGGATTCCATCCCGGCAAGTCCAACCGCATGGGCCGGTTCAAGGTATGGAACGAACTGCTCAACGATCAGGAAGGCAGGCCCGAGGCTCTGATCCATGACACTGCCCCGGAAATGATGACCCGTCTGAAGGACGTGCAGGAAAGCATTGGCGGCGGCATGGTGGCGGACACGGGCGCGGCCGCAGTGCTGGGTGCGCTGTTCGTCCCCGAAATCGAGGAAGAGAGCTTTCGACGCGGCATCACGCTGGTCAACGTGGGCAACAGCCACACCATCGCCTTCCTGCTCTACAACGGCCGCATCTTCGGCGTGTATGAGCAGCACACCGGCATTGTGGACGGTCCCAAGCTCTGGAGCGACCTGACCGAATTCCGTCGCGGCGCCCTCTCCTTTGCCCAGGTTTTCGAGGACCGTGGTCATGGCTGCCTGACCCGCGAGCTGCCCGCCGAAGCACAGGGGTTTGCCCCGACATATGTGCTCGGCCCCAGGCGAGGTCTGCTTCAGGACCGGGACGTCAGCTTCCCGGCCCCGGGCGGAGACATGATGCTCGCAGGCTGTTTCGGCCTGATCAAGGGCATGCGCCTCGGCAAATGA
- the ybaK gene encoding Cys-tRNA(Pro) deacylase encodes MTPAIKAAKKAKIQFSIHEYKHDPKAESYGGEAAQKLGVAPERVFKTLVVAMDTKSLAVAVVPVTGMLDLKALAKALGVKKVTMADTHVVQKTTGYVLGGVSPLGQKKRLPTIIDQSAESQETIFVSAGRRGMDIELSPEDLCALTGGKFHPVGK; translated from the coding sequence ATGACCCCAGCCATCAAGGCCGCGAAAAAGGCCAAAATCCAATTCTCCATTCACGAGTACAAGCACGATCCCAAGGCGGAATCCTATGGAGGGGAAGCGGCGCAGAAGCTTGGCGTTGCCCCAGAGCGCGTGTTCAAGACGCTGGTGGTTGCCATGGATACGAAAAGTCTGGCCGTGGCCGTGGTACCTGTCACGGGCATGCTCGACCTCAAGGCGCTGGCCAAGGCGCTTGGCGTGAAAAAGGTGACCATGGCCGACACGCATGTGGTGCAGAAGACGACCGGTTACGTGCTGGGCGGGGTCAGTCCGCTGGGCCAGAAGAAACGGCTGCCCACGATCATCGACCAATCCGCCGAATCGCAGGAAACCATTTTCGTGAGCGCAGGCCGCCGAGGCATGGACATCGAGCTGTCCCCGGAAGACCTGTGCGCCCTCACGGGCGGAAAATTCCATCCCGTGGGCAAATAG
- a CDS encoding DUF2867 domain-containing protein, protein MTAGWDCGNSWARTLSYQPGWLVALRRVRKWVLGLFDREEAGPLEIHRFSADSLPVKQGEMADFFEILGSDGRTYWIGSESVDSYRATLGVVGESLGNGTTRFHVVTLMHFRNRLGPLFFALIRPLHDLFLGLATRSAVRS, encoded by the coding sequence TTGACGGCAGGGTGGGATTGCGGGAATTCGTGGGCCCGGACCCTGTCCTATCAGCCGGGCTGGCTGGTCGCACTGCGCCGCGTGCGCAAATGGGTGCTCGGTCTTTTCGACAGGGAGGAGGCCGGGCCGCTGGAGATTCATCGGTTCTCTGCGGATTCACTGCCTGTGAAGCAGGGGGAGATGGCAGATTTTTTCGAAATACTGGGATCGGACGGCAGGACCTACTGGATCGGGTCCGAAAGCGTGGACAGCTATCGGGCCACGCTCGGTGTGGTGGGCGAATCACTCGGCAATGGAACCACCCGGTTTCATGTGGTTACGCTGATGCATTTCCGCAATCGGCTCGGGCCGCTGTTTTTCGCGTTGATCAGGCCGTTGCATGATCTGTTTCTCGGACTGGCCACCCGGTCCGCAGTACGGTCCTGA
- a CDS encoding pentapeptide repeat-containing protein, translating to MFSEQEAYERGEFARVECGEDFPGATFYRCVFTDCSFQARRLEECTFDDCTFVRCNLSLMEMAGAVFTGAKFADCKMLGLNWSGTGGFLSASYSGCIMENNVFADMNLSRIRFTSCLLANSTFSHTRLSHAVFDDCDLTQCCFHQADLSHADFRTSRNYYMNAETNTLKKTRFSLPEAVSLLANLDIVLE from the coding sequence ATGTTTTCGGAGCAGGAAGCGTATGAGCGGGGCGAGTTCGCCCGGGTGGAATGCGGGGAGGATTTTCCGGGAGCCACGTTCTATCGGTGCGTGTTCACGGATTGTTCGTTTCAGGCGCGGCGGCTGGAGGAATGCACGTTTGACGACTGCACGTTCGTGCGCTGCAATCTGTCGCTCATGGAAATGGCGGGTGCGGTGTTCACGGGCGCGAAGTTTGCGGACTGCAAGATGCTGGGCCTGAACTGGAGCGGCACGGGCGGCTTTCTGTCCGCGTCCTACAGCGGATGCATCATGGAAAACAACGTGTTTGCGGACATGAATCTTTCCCGGATCCGCTTCACGTCATGCCTGCTGGCCAATTCCACGTTTTCCCACACCAGGCTGAGTCATGCCGTGTTCGACGACTGCGACTTGACGCAATGCTGCTTTCATCAGGCCGACCTGAGCCATGCGGATTTCAGGACGTCGCGCAACTACTACATGAACGCGGAGACCAACACCCTGAAAAAGACGCGGTTTTCCCTGCCGGAAGCCGTGTCGCTTCTGGCAAATCTGGATATCGTTCTGGAGTGA
- a CDS encoding esterase/lipase family protein — protein sequence MSWIPVVLLAVLAGLPLVRYALFLGSNRRAGRLGTIRDRCGGLLFPLFFGAASALWSEVLTILFYPLGWLAPALPGGRGLHVVLVHGLCHNGSAWTLFRPGLARAGFGNVHVHAYDSCTRDFTAAVAGLRDILHGIYGPRPDARVVLVGHSLGGLVCRRIAGHEDFRERLAGLVTLGTPHQGSVLARLGWGAVAPHLIPGGAVPREVERVPDPVCPRLALLSPVDDFVFPLHCLDPGRDGWKLEFTPPMSHVAMLYSPWVRRRVIRFLESVVS from the coding sequence ATGTCATGGATTCCGGTCGTTCTGCTGGCTGTTCTCGCGGGCCTGCCTCTTGTGCGATACGCCCTGTTTCTGGGCTCGAATCGTCGGGCTGGCCGTCTCGGCACGATACGCGACAGATGCGGGGGACTGCTTTTCCCGTTGTTTTTCGGAGCCGCATCCGCGCTGTGGAGCGAGGTGCTGACCATCCTGTTCTATCCGCTTGGCTGGCTTGCCCCGGCTTTGCCCGGTGGGCGAGGGCTGCATGTGGTGCTCGTGCACGGGCTCTGCCACAACGGATCGGCCTGGACCCTGTTCCGTCCCGGGCTGGCTCGGGCCGGGTTCGGCAATGTGCATGTCCATGCCTATGATTCCTGCACCCGGGACTTCACTGCCGCAGTGGCCGGACTGCGCGACATCCTGCATGGCATCTACGGACCGCGCCCCGACGCGCGCGTGGTGCTGGTTGGGCACAGTCTGGGTGGCCTTGTCTGCCGCAGGATTGCCGGGCACGAGGACTTCCGGGAGCGCCTTGCCGGGCTGGTCACGCTGGGCACGCCGCATCAGGGGAGCGTGCTTGCTCGTCTCGGATGGGGCGCGGTGGCTCCGCACCTGATTCCGGGCGGGGCCGTGCCCCGGGAAGTGGAGCGCGTGCCCGACCCTGTCTGCCCGCGGCTTGCCCTGCTCTCTCCGGTGGACGATTTCGTGTTTCCCCTGCATTGTCTGGACCCGGGCCGGGATGGTTGGAAGCTGGAGTTCACTCCGCCGATGAGTCATGTGGCCATGCTGTACTCCCCGTGGGTGAGACGGCGTGTCATCCGCTTTCTGGAAAGCGTCGTTTCCTGA
- a CDS encoding glycosyltransferase family 2 protein codes for MCTKKTAFAHDIAQKLLGHFSQGRYLQIGIPSLIDLCRITTPHKVAVSEHIDIADIPDHLSPYLDHLTLWNGSPKKFLAQNSLDFDVIAITTPCSAKAVERCFDFLSPHGAILLTNHSLKECDTPTAWGETFDSNTLEEISCSLISAPQKTIILWRTPRQQSHPFIKGINNMERASSEKIPQVPDLHSLLKPPSLTRGSISHLKSKGEHPLVSIVIPTYNQAGFILQAVDSALAQTYPNLEVIVSDDNSTDNSQQILKRYQGVKNVRVYKNAKNLGRVGNYRKALFDYAHGDWVLNLDGDDFLHDPTWVAKAMKTISSSPGVFIACANQVVLHSNGNVRKSSMNRNFPPIITSEEAFEAMRDNSFGTTHAATIYNRHEAMKLGFYSYDIISSDEHSLHRLIANSKVAVFPDHVATWRFHGANATVQSSAAQKIANLLRPISSYDYGLQQGVIAKETGWLEDQIRLACNDAYRLLKDHADAKGFYAFLHAVKKICPKVYWEFLLKPKFLLKGLAISFGILKPRLSKGK; via the coding sequence ATGTGCACTAAGAAGACTGCTTTTGCTCATGACATTGCCCAAAAACTGCTTGGGCATTTTTCTCAAGGCCGATACCTGCAGATCGGCATACCTTCTCTGATCGATTTATGCAGAATTACAACCCCACACAAAGTTGCGGTTTCCGAGCATATCGACATTGCAGACATCCCTGACCATCTATCCCCATACTTGGATCATCTGACTTTATGGAATGGGAGTCCCAAAAAATTCTTGGCGCAAAACTCGCTTGATTTTGACGTAATCGCAATAACAACCCCCTGCTCTGCAAAAGCAGTTGAAAGGTGTTTCGATTTTTTATCTCCACATGGAGCAATCCTCCTGACCAATCATTCCTTAAAGGAATGCGACACACCGACTGCATGGGGTGAGACCTTTGACAGCAATACGCTTGAAGAAATTTCATGCTCTTTGATCAGCGCCCCGCAAAAAACGATAATCCTGTGGCGCACACCAAGACAACAATCACATCCTTTCATCAAGGGAATTAATAACATGGAACGAGCTTCAAGCGAAAAGATACCCCAGGTGCCTGACCTCCACTCGTTGCTCAAGCCCCCCTCCCTGACCAGAGGAAGTATCAGCCATCTGAAATCAAAGGGAGAACACCCTTTGGTGTCCATTGTCATTCCCACATACAATCAGGCCGGTTTCATTTTGCAGGCCGTTGATAGTGCTTTGGCACAGACGTATCCCAACCTTGAGGTTATCGTTAGCGACGACAATTCCACGGATAACTCCCAACAAATTCTGAAAAGATATCAGGGAGTGAAAAACGTACGGGTTTACAAAAACGCAAAAAACCTTGGGCGCGTTGGCAATTACCGCAAGGCCCTGTTTGACTATGCCCATGGTGATTGGGTGTTGAACCTTGATGGCGATGATTTTCTGCACGACCCGACTTGGGTAGCCAAAGCAATGAAGACCATATCCTCATCCCCGGGAGTTTTCATTGCCTGTGCAAATCAGGTTGTTCTTCATTCAAATGGGAATGTCCGAAAAAGTAGCATGAACCGCAACTTTCCCCCGATCATTACAAGCGAGGAAGCTTTTGAGGCTATGCGTGACAACTCCTTTGGCACAACCCATGCTGCGACCATATACAACCGACATGAGGCCATGAAGCTTGGATTCTATTCATATGATATAATCAGTTCAGATGAACATTCATTGCACAGGCTAATTGCCAATTCCAAAGTGGCAGTATTTCCCGACCACGTAGCAACTTGGAGATTCCATGGGGCAAACGCGACGGTACAAAGCTCTGCTGCTCAAAAAATTGCCAACTTGCTTCGTCCGATCAGTTCCTATGACTACGGACTGCAACAGGGTGTTATCGCCAAGGAAACAGGATGGCTTGAAGATCAAATCCGACTGGCATGCAATGATGCCTATCGGCTCCTCAAGGATCATGCTGACGCAAAGGGATTTTATGCATTCCTGCATGCTGTAAAAAAAATCTGCCCAAAAGTTTATTGGGAATTCCTCTTAAAGCCAAAATTTCTGCTGAAGGGGTTGGCAATATCTTTTGGAATACTCAAACCTCGACTCAGCAAAGGGAAATAG
- a CDS encoding FG-GAP repeat domain-containing protein, which translates to MIFRRSASLLALTIAGILLLGATAWAQNSKSYAVLPFKYSGPKKFGHFPMAFQASLQSKLEWSGHAMPVESSETRGMSYPKSDADAIRTAKSVGADYLVYGTITILDKEAALDLKVRGVNGLAWNESGQVEIDDITPWLDAKARDIQGDVFNRPGYGKAAQHAGDDIRDEEADAAPTGAQFLQAQGSNVDPNTLNPQFRYEGGAQDVGRWRSQTFRWPSYSMVVGDGDGDGRNEVFLFAEGRITALRYHEGKLKVLDEIEVRRNDKPVRLELIDIDRDGVSELVYSAYHEERRKLELAPEGWPRSGILSFSSGKFKYLLKGHKDFLGVLRIPPSFQPILVTQKVGTRHLFDQYIYEAYFKDGNIVKGQKIASPEFATIYNMAYLPDQMGFKYIVLSDSNKLRVYDQTMERQSESADSYNSSGIGIEKADKPAGFGPGMSGVITTTFNVPFRMLPFALPGAKRYELLVNKDISIAAQVFERFRYFSQGEVHSMYWDGVGMNLAWKTRRIKGMVADIAVADLNNDGNDQLCVLVNTFPGALSFTKRKTVVLAYDLNM; encoded by the coding sequence ATGATCTTTCGACGTTCCGCATCCCTGCTGGCCCTGACCATCGCCGGGATACTGCTCCTGGGTGCGACGGCCTGGGCCCAGAACAGCAAAAGCTACGCCGTGCTTCCCTTCAAGTACAGCGGCCCCAAGAAATTCGGCCACTTCCCCATGGCGTTTCAGGCCAGCCTGCAAAGCAAGCTGGAATGGTCCGGCCATGCAATGCCCGTGGAAAGCAGCGAAACCCGCGGCATGAGCTACCCCAAATCCGATGCCGATGCGATCAGGACCGCCAAGAGTGTTGGTGCGGACTATCTGGTTTACGGCACCATCACCATTCTGGACAAGGAAGCCGCGCTGGACCTCAAGGTCCGTGGCGTGAACGGTCTGGCCTGGAACGAATCCGGGCAGGTGGAAATCGACGACATTACCCCGTGGCTGGACGCCAAGGCCCGGGACATTCAGGGCGACGTGTTCAACCGCCCGGGGTATGGCAAGGCCGCGCAGCATGCGGGTGACGACATCCGTGACGAAGAGGCCGACGCAGCCCCCACGGGCGCACAGTTTCTTCAGGCGCAGGGTTCCAATGTGGACCCGAACACCCTGAACCCGCAGTTCCGCTACGAAGGCGGGGCTCAGGACGTTGGCCGCTGGCGCAGCCAGACCTTCCGCTGGCCCTCCTACTCCATGGTGGTCGGCGACGGCGACGGCGACGGAAGGAACGAGGTGTTCCTGTTCGCCGAAGGCCGGATCACGGCCCTGCGCTATCATGAAGGCAAGCTCAAGGTGCTGGACGAAATCGAGGTCCGCCGCAACGACAAGCCCGTGCGTCTGGAACTGATCGACATCGACCGCGACGGCGTCAGCGAGCTTGTCTACTCCGCGTATCACGAGGAACGGCGCAAGCTGGAACTCGCCCCCGAGGGCTGGCCCCGTTCCGGCATTCTCAGCTTCAGCAGCGGCAAGTTCAAGTACCTGCTCAAGGGACACAAGGATTTTCTGGGCGTGCTGCGCATTCCGCCGTCCTTCCAGCCCATTCTGGTAACCCAGAAGGTGGGCACCCGCCATCTCTTCGACCAGTACATCTACGAGGCGTACTTCAAGGACGGCAACATCGTGAAGGGCCAGAAGATCGCGTCCCCGGAATTCGCCACCATCTACAACATGGCCTACCTGCCCGACCAGATGGGTTTCAAGTACATCGTGCTCAGCGACTCCAACAAGCTGCGCGTATACGACCAGACCATGGAGCGCCAGTCCGAATCCGCGGACAGCTACAACTCCTCGGGCATCGGCATTGAAAAGGCGGACAAGCCCGCCGGCTTCGGCCCGGGCATGAGCGGAGTGATCACCACGACCTTCAACGTGCCGTTCCGCATGCTGCCCTTTGCCCTGCCGGGCGCCAAGCGCTACGAACTGCTCGTGAACAAGGACATCTCCATTGCGGCGCAGGTGTTCGAACGCTTCCGCTACTTCTCCCAGGGCGAGGTCCACTCCATGTACTGGGACGGCGTGGGCATGAATCTGGCCTGGAAGACCCGCCGCATCAAGGGCATGGTCGCAGACATTGCCGTTGCCGACCTGAACAATGACGGCAACGACCAGCTCTGCGTTCTGGTCAACACGTTCCCGGGCGCGCTGAGCTTCACCAAGCGCAAGACCGTTGTGCTGGCCTATGATCTGAACATGTAG
- a CDS encoding RsmB/NOP family class I SAM-dependent RNA methyltransferase: protein MKTPLRTFRLVCDPRDAAKVEGLLREQGFDFEPEPFFGMARVLTREPFPLGESLAARFGLVYIQDRSSMLPPLLLDPPAGAMLLDMCAAPGSKTGFLARLVGREGFVLGCEPSPDRLGTLRANLRRANAANAATVRGQSQDLPFANGTWEYIQLDPPCSGWGTVDKNPRVMELWGEGKTAPLVKLQRQLLEKAASMLVPGGSVLFSTCTTNVEENEEQVAWALENLDLELEPLAPPSGFVFGEPMLSGMDGVLRVAEESEGQGFFLARFRKRGGDVFESGGDMPELPGRALRLDRAAGPAQMDLGALPPGTAYDFNGKVFWLHERALEIMPEGLKWQGFPLGRIAGKGAKATFRPDPGTRILLPGKPGPDCLDVSDTEILTGFLSGRSLGFGSGKGPVGLYWRGLPLGWLSRKGSRVLWSGK from the coding sequence ATGAAAACACCGCTGAGAACGTTTCGGCTGGTCTGCGATCCCCGGGATGCGGCAAAAGTGGAAGGCCTGCTGCGCGAACAGGGGTTCGATTTCGAGCCGGAACCGTTTTTCGGAATGGCCCGGGTGCTGACCCGGGAACCGTTTCCGCTCGGGGAGTCCCTGGCCGCGCGTTTCGGGCTGGTCTACATTCAGGATCGGTCCAGCATGCTGCCGCCTCTGCTGCTCGATCCCCCGGCCGGGGCCATGTTGCTGGACATGTGCGCCGCACCCGGCAGCAAGACCGGGTTTCTCGCCCGGCTTGTGGGCCGCGAAGGGTTCGTGCTCGGATGCGAGCCGTCTCCGGATCGGCTGGGCACGCTCCGGGCCAATCTGCGGCGCGCCAATGCGGCCAATGCCGCGACCGTGCGCGGCCAGAGTCAGGACCTGCCCTTTGCGAATGGAACATGGGAATACATCCAGCTCGACCCGCCGTGCAGCGGCTGGGGCACCGTGGACAAGAATCCCAGGGTCATGGAACTGTGGGGAGAGGGCAAGACCGCGCCTCTGGTCAAGCTGCAACGCCAGCTGCTGGAAAAGGCCGCGTCCATGCTCGTTCCCGGCGGCTCCGTGCTGTTTTCCACCTGCACGACCAATGTGGAGGAGAACGAGGAACAGGTTGCCTGGGCGCTGGAAAATCTCGATTTGGAACTGGAGCCGCTTGCGCCGCCGTCGGGTTTCGTGTTTGGCGAGCCCATGCTTTCGGGCATGGACGGGGTGTTGCGCGTGGCTGAGGAGTCCGAAGGACAGGGCTTTTTTCTGGCCCGGTTCCGCAAGCGGGGTGGCGACGTTTTCGAGTCGGGCGGCGATATGCCCGAGTTGCCGGGGCGTGCGCTTCGGCTCGACCGGGCGGCCGGGCCCGCGCAGATGGACCTTGGCGCGCTGCCGCCGGGCACGGCCTACGATTTCAACGGCAAGGTGTTCTGGTTGCATGAGCGCGCGCTGGAAATCATGCCCGAGGGATTGAAGTGGCAGGGGTTTCCTCTGGGCCGCATTGCAGGCAAGGGGGCCAAGGCCACGTTTCGACCCGATCCCGGGACCAGAATTCTGCTGCCGGGCAAGCCGGGGCCGGATTGTCTGGATGTTTCGGACACGGAAATTCTCACGGGATTCCTGTCCGGGCGAAGCCTTGGATTCGGTTCGGGCAAGGGACCGGTGGGCCTGTACTGGCGCGGCCTGCCGCTTGGCTGGCTTTCCCGAAAGGGAAGCCGGGTTTTGTGGTCGGGAAAGTGA